The Spiroplasma citri genomic sequence GAAATTCTACCAATTTTAGAAAAAATTGTTGAAGAAGGACGTCCATTATTAATTATTGCTGATGATGTTGATGGTGATGTTTTACCAACATTATTATTGAACAAAATGCGTGGTGCTTTTAATATTTGTGTTGTTAAAGCGCCTGAATTTGGAAACAACCGTAAGGATTTATTAGAAGATATTGCTATGTTAGTAAAAGGTAAATTTGTTAATGGTGATTTAGGAATGGATTTAAAAACCTTAACTTTAGATGATTTAGGAACTGCAAAAAAAGTAATTGTTTCAAAAGATACAACAACAATTATTGAAGGAAAAGCGACACGTGCAGAAATTGAAGCTCGCAAAGATTTTATTCGTCATCAAATTGAAAATGAAAAATCAACATTTGAACAAGATAAATTGAAAAAAAGATTAGCTAAACTTGCTAATGGTGTTGGAATTATTAAAGTTGGTGCACCAACTGAAACAGAAATGAAAGAGAAGAAATTACGAATTGAAGATGCCTTAAATTCAACTAAAGCTGCTGTTGAAGAAGGTATTGTTGCTGGTGGTGGAACAGCATTAGTACAAGTGGGAAAAAAATTAGGAAATTTAAAATTAAATGATGAAGAAAGATTAGGATTAAATATTGTATTACGAGCAATTGAAGAACCAGTTCGTCAAATTGCTGCTAATGCTGGTGTTGATGGTTCAATTATTGTTAATAATTTAAAAGAACAAAGTGAAAATATTGGTTATAATGCTGCAACAAATACATGAGAAAATATGATTGAGGCAGGAATTGTTGACCCAGTTAAAGTAACTCGTTATGCTTTACAACATGCTGGTAGTGTCAGTGCCTTGTTATTAACAACTGAAGCTGTTGTAGTAAATAATGATGAAGACAAACAGCCAAAAGCATCAAGTTATCCTGACTTAGGAATTTAATTAACGAAAAATAATACTCAAAAGACTGATTTAAAATCAGTCTTTTTATATATTTATTTTTACTTTATGTAAACTGTAATGAATTAACTTTACTATCTTTTAAATTAACCGTTTTTAATGCACTACCATTGTTATCTTTAAAAACATCATAGGTAAAATCAGCAACTTTTGCATAGCCGCTTTAATAATTCCTTGCACAGTTCTTAAAATCGGATCTAATACTATTTACATTATTAGATTTATAATGTTTTTATCTTATCAATTTTAATATATTCTGAGACAATTCCTAAGATATTGTCTTTAAAATATCAAATTGCAATACAAATTAGAGCAATAATGATTAATAAAATAATTGTATAAATAATTCGTTTAATTTTAAGATATTTAATAATTAAGCATAATAAAATAATCACGATAACCGCAATTGTTGATGGCATTCCAATTGAAATAATTTTATTTCAAATTTCTTGTGATTTTGTTATATTTGTTAAAAATAACATAGTTTTTTCTATCCTTCCTAAGTTATAAAATTTATTATTTATTAATTGCCTTAACAGATAAATTATATCAATTTTATTTATTTATTGTATTAATAAAACAAACTGCTATAATCAAATTGTAAAACCTTTGACTCAGGTTAATAAAATAAACACGATTTGCAAGAAAACGAGGAGTATTTATGTTATTAACCTTTTATTTTATTGAACTCTTATATTTTAAAAGAACAATAATCTTAACTAATTTTTTACTTACAATTTGAATTTCTTTATTTGTAAAAGAATTCAAACCACCTGATGTTTTAAATTTATGTTAAAAAAATAAAAAACAAAAATTTAAAATATTAAAGGGAAAACTAACTATGAAAAAATTATTAGCTTATTTGGGAACAGTAGCTATAGTTGGAAGTGGGATTCCAAGTGTCGTTGCTGTAGTTCATATCATAAAAACATTAATGTAAAATCAATTAAAAATAATATTCAAAATTTTGGGATTGTTACAGCAGGAGAAGCAAGATTTAGAGAAAATCGATGATTTGATCATTCTGAATTAAAACCAACGGGCTATTTTTTGCGAGCAGGTTTTAGTTATAAAATTACTGTAAATACTAATAACATTCCAGTCGCTTTTGTAATTGGGCAATGAGGAACATATGCTGATTTAGGGATTAATGATGAATATTCGCAATTTACCAAATATGGCATTACTGGCAAGATAACTTTAATTACTCCTCATAAATCAGGAATGCTTTATATTGCTGATAATAATCAAACTTCTTTAAAAATATTAAATATAACATCTAATAATCCATGAGGTATTATTAAAGTTCCAACTTTTAAAATAAACGAAACAAATGAAAATGAATTTATTCGTTTAGTTCAAACAACTGATTCACCTTTTGTTGAATTTTGTAGAAACCACACACATTTTGTATTTTTGGTTTTTACAGTTTTGGAAAGTAAATTTTTTTAATATTTTTAATTGAGGAGTTGAAATTATGCAAACAAAGCAATATTTTATTTTGCGGTCCCAAAATATTTGTCAAATAAAAAAAGACAATTTATATTGTCTTTAAAATAATTTATGTTATAATATATACAAATTTGTACTTATTCAGTCGTAACAAATTCCTTAAATATTATGTGAATAATCTTCTTGTCTGCTTGTTTGTGGTTGTCAATGGGAACTCGGTTATGAGTTAAATTCATTCAAGTAGTTCAACATTATTTATTTACTATAATACGACTGAATAAATACAAATTTTTTTAATTTTAATAATTATAATTACTATTGTTTTATTTTCAATAAGTAATAATCATTACTTATTATCGTGATGATACCGTCATTAAAATTATTTGTCAAATATATAATAAATGAAAATTTGCATATATAATACCATATTTTTTTATTTTTTCTTTAATTTTATAAAAACATGCTATAATTAAATAGCAAGTGATGTTGCGAGTTATTCTAGGTTCTACTTGCAAGTTTAAATAAAGAAAAGAAACCTTGCCAGTCAATAGTCTGTGCGATACTATAAATAAAAAAGAGATTTAATATCTCTTTTTTTATTATTTTTATTATTTATTTGCTAATGCTTTTAAAGCTTCCATTAATTCTTTATGATTATAAATATCTTGTTCTCATTCATCAAATTTAGATTCCAATAATTCATAATCTTTTTTAGTCATTTTCTTTGCCATTTTTATTTATAAAACCTCATTTATAGTAAATCATCTTAATATTTACCTATATTCTTTCTATTTTTTCTCATTAATTATATAAAATATAATTGCTTGTAAATACCTTTATTACTTGTTTTAAGGGACATATTAGTTAATAAGTTGTATAATGTACGATGAAGCTCTCCAAAAAAGCAACTCTTGTTAAAGGGTTGCTTTTTTATTTAAAAACCCAAAATAACTAATTGATTCAAAACAAGGACAGCATCTTTAAATATTTATAATTTTTAAAATAATAAAAAAGTTGTTTCCTTTCAGAAAAAACCATATTAAATTAAGAAATTAGTAAATAATTCATATATCTACTTAGTAAAGGTGTTGTCCTTGTTTTGTTTCACTTAGTTATATTAATAAATCAATCGTTAAATATTAGATTGGAAAAACTAAAAATGGAAAAAATCAATATTATGATTAAATGCAGTAAATGCGGAATGCCAAAGCGAATTCATAAAGTTAAACATCGCGGAAAAACAGAATGATTTGAAGATATTTATTATGGTTAATATTAAATTTGATTTATAAAAATGAAAATTATTAAACAACAAAAAATATGTGATGTTATTAATTGTTATAAATTATCATCATTTATAACCGAAGAATTTGAAACAAATAAAATTTTATGAACTTGTGAAAATCACAAAGTTTTATTAAATCAAATTAAGTATATAAACAAAGAAAAAATTTGACTTTATAATAATTTGGAAAATTCAAGGATAGATGTTGATTGAAAAACTGGGTATTTAAAAATCTTTTTTAGTAAAATTAAATAATTCTAATATAACAAGATGGATAACTCATCTATGGCACACTAGTTATGTTATTTGATTTATTAATTTTAATTTTATATTTCTTTTATTAAACTTGTTAATAGTTATTTT encodes the following:
- the groL gene encoding chaperonin GroEL (60 kDa chaperone family; promotes refolding of misfolded polypeptides especially under stressful conditions; forms two stacked rings of heptamers to form a barrel-shaped 14mer; ends can be capped by GroES; misfolded proteins enter the barrel where they are refolded when GroES binds) is translated as MSKSIKFAEEARMKLLNGINKLTDAVKVTLGPKGKYVLLEKNYGSPLITNDGVTISKEIELSNHFENMGAKLVAEVANKTNDVAGDGTTTAIVLTQAIVKEGLKNITAGANAVAIRNGIEKTVKAIVDLLKQSAKEIKSKEEIAQVASVSSKDLEIGALIAEIMAKVGNDGVITIEESKTINTETSVTEGLQFDKGYLSQYMVTDSEKMLTEFENPYILITDKKISNMKEILPILEKIVEEGRPLLIIADDVDGDVLPTLLLNKMRGAFNICVVKAPEFGNNRKDLLEDIAMLVKGKFVNGDLGMDLKTLTLDDLGTAKKVIVSKDTTTIIEGKATRAEIEARKDFIRHQIENEKSTFEQDKLKKRLAKLANGVGIIKVGAPTETEMKEKKLRIEDALNSTKAAVEEGIVAGGGTALVQVGKKLGNLKLNDEERLGLNIVLRAIEEPVRQIAANAGVDGSIIVNNLKEQSENIGYNAATNTWENMIEAGIVDPVKVTRYALQHAGSVSALLLTTEAVVVNNDEDKQPKASSYPDLGI